In Mustelus asterias chromosome 16, sMusAst1.hap1.1, whole genome shotgun sequence, one DNA window encodes the following:
- the nop16 gene encoding nucleolar protein 16: protein MPKAKGKNRKKKFNYKSDRKKLKRKMMKKVAPRIECEQVRKAWNSKRTVAQNLADMGLAYDPNRAIPIKKNKQIKMETATKDEKRVIIKPYVIKELEAEASLPAVKNTTLSKEFIDYVQHMIENYKENYKAMARDERNYYQDTPKQIKQKIESYKRFYPSEYNDLVASLQGKMDTA, encoded by the exons ATGCCGAAGGCGAAAGGGAAAAACAGGAAGAAGAAGTTTAATTATAAATCCGATCGGAAAAAGCTCAAAAGGAAGATGATGAAGAAAGTGGCCCCGCGGATCGAGTG tgaacAAGTAAGAAAAGCATGGAATAGCAAGAGAACAGTTGCTCAGAATTTAGCTGACATGGGTTTGGCATATGACCCAAACCGTGCAATTCCCATCAAGAAGAACAAG CAAATTAAAATGGAAACAGCAACAAAAGATGAAAAACGTGTCATTATTAAGCCATACGTCATTAAGG AACTGGAGGCAGAGGCTAGCCTCCCAGCAGTAAAAAATACTACCCTGTCCAAAGAATTCATTGACTACGTGCAACATATGATTGAGAACTACAAGGAAAATTACAAG GCAATGGCAAGAGATGAGAGAAATTATTACCAGGACACACCAAAGCAGATCAAGCAAAAAATTGAATCTTACAAACGTTTTTATCCAAGTGAATACAATGATTTGGTTGCTTCTTTACAGGGAAAGATGGATACAGCTTGA
- the higd2a gene encoding HIG1 domain family member 2A, mitochondrial — MAAKRFSAASVLDLTKPPNIDGFAPAARLNEEAFRDKFIRKTKENPFVPIGMLGTAGALTYGLIAFKHGKTRQSQLLMRARIFAQGFTVAAILVGVVVTAVKQKK, encoded by the exons atGGCGGCGAAGCGGTTTTCTGCAGCTTCGGTGCTGGATTTGACGAAGCCGCCCAATATCGACGGTTTTGCCCCGGCGGCCAGACTCAATGAAGAAGCGTTTCGGGACAAGTTTATCAGGAAAACGAAGGAAAATCCGTTTGTGCCAATCG GGATGCTCGGCACAGCAGGTGCTCTTACCTATGGTTTGATCGCTTTCAAACATGGCAAGACACGACAATCTCAGCTGCTAATGCGAGCACGTATCTTTGCCCAAGGTTTCACTGTTGCTGCTATCTTAGTGGGTGTGGTAGTTACTGCAGTGAAACAGAAGAAATAA